From one Leptospira dzoumogneensis genomic stretch:
- a CDS encoding TolC family protein, with the protein MYACDIIFRNRSILFLFFLCIAYLEILGGELPENDPKANIILTESELKPSPNRSRSITLQDAERMFLRNNLSLLSSRLEVESKKAEIIQAGLWENPTFYVDQNIYNKETKQYFDTSKNGETVVQIQQLFYMAGKRDKRVQLAKWNKSAAEQMFYDTLRSLKLELRSSFFQLYYSRNALEFYEECIPRVKNTIKGAENVYKNRQILLSELLRLKSILFRLETDRSELIKNILEREKALKILLNEPDMLDAEVVPVFSGMEDAVFSPLVLEPDRLLNVALEHRPDLKGLELLVNAERANLTLQKAMAVPDLSIGGSYDRAGNYIKDYYGVTISMPIPVFNRNQGNIKASETALASKKAELEEKLLSVKSEVRSALGIAKEKDRLLQEYKESFTKDYKNLSALMIENYKKKYLTILEFADFFESYSDSTLKMIRLQSDRIEAVEILNFTVGKTVFGEL; encoded by the coding sequence ATGTACGCTTGTGATATCATTTTTCGGAATCGATCTATTCTATTCCTTTTTTTCTTATGTATTGCCTATCTTGAAATATTAGGGGGAGAACTCCCTGAAAACGATCCAAAGGCAAATATTATATTAACTGAATCCGAACTAAAACCTTCTCCGAATAGAAGTAGATCTATCACGTTACAAGATGCGGAGAGAATGTTCTTACGAAACAATCTTTCCTTACTTTCTTCTCGTTTGGAAGTAGAGTCGAAGAAGGCGGAGATCATTCAGGCAGGCCTTTGGGAAAATCCTACTTTTTATGTGGATCAGAATATCTATAATAAAGAGACAAAACAATATTTTGATACTTCTAAAAATGGCGAAACGGTGGTCCAGATCCAGCAGCTATTCTATATGGCGGGAAAGAGAGATAAAAGAGTTCAGCTCGCTAAATGGAATAAAAGTGCCGCAGAACAGATGTTTTACGATACTCTTCGTTCCTTAAAATTGGAATTAAGATCCAGTTTCTTCCAATTGTATTATTCCAGGAACGCATTGGAATTTTATGAGGAGTGTATTCCCCGCGTAAAAAATACGATCAAAGGTGCGGAGAATGTTTATAAAAATAGACAGATCCTTCTTTCCGAACTTTTGAGATTGAAGTCCATACTTTTCCGATTAGAGACGGATCGTTCCGAGCTGATCAAAAATATTTTGGAAAGGGAGAAGGCCCTAAAGATCCTGCTCAACGAACCTGATATGCTCGATGCAGAGGTCGTTCCTGTTTTTTCCGGGATGGAGGATGCCGTCTTTTCTCCCTTAGTATTGGAACCGGATCGTTTGCTCAATGTCGCATTGGAACATAGACCCGATCTGAAAGGACTTGAACTTTTAGTGAATGCGGAAAGAGCAAATCTTACACTACAGAAAGCAATGGCGGTCCCTGATCTTTCTATAGGAGGAAGTTATGACAGGGCCGGTAATTATATTAAAGATTATTATGGAGTCACCATCTCCATGCCCATACCTGTATTCAATCGAAACCAAGGGAATATTAAAGCTTCAGAAACCGCTTTGGCTTCAAAAAAAGCGGAGTTGGAAGAGAAACTTTTATCCGTAAAATCGGAAGTTCGTTCCGCCCTAGGAATAGCAAAAGAGAAGGACCGGCTTCTTCAGGAATATAAGGAATCCTTTACTAAGGATTATAAGAATCTATCCGCTTTGATGATAGAAAATTACAAAAAGAAGTACCTAACTATCTTGGAATTCGCGGATTTTTTCGAGTCTTACAGCGATAGTACGTTAAAAATGATCCGATTACAATCCGACAGAATAGAAGCGGTGGAAATATTGAATTTTACGGTGGGTAAAACCGTTTTTGGCGAGCTTTGA